The Centroberyx gerrardi isolate f3 chromosome 12, fCenGer3.hap1.cur.20231027, whole genome shotgun sequence genome has a window encoding:
- the fhl3a gene encoding four and a half LIM domains protein 3 — MSADRERQAGYDCQVAKVPSAADVTAGLQQITMADRFDCDNCKESLYGRKYIQSDDNPYCIPCYDSLFSNTCDECKELIAHDARELFYEDRHYHEHCFRCFRCDRSLADEPFTSQDDALLCNDCYCNEFSSKCVACDKTVMPGTRKLEYGGSTWHEGCFICHSCEQPIGSKSFIPDKDEHYCVACYEDKFAPRCTRCKKTLAKGGVTYRDEPWHKECFVCTGCKMQLAGQHFTSRDDSPFCLKCFGSLYAKKCEACSKPITGFGGGKYISFEERQWHQPCFTCSQCSVSLVGAGFFPDGDRILCRDCNSSL, encoded by the exons GCTTACAGCAAATCACAATGGCCGACCGTTTTGACTGTGACAACTGCAAAGAGTCCCTGTACGGCCGCAAGTACATCCAGTCAGATGACAACCCCTACTGCATCCCGTGCTACGACAGCCTGTTCTCTAACACATGTGATGAGTGCAAGGAGCTGATCGCCCATGACGCCAGG GAGCTGTTCTATGAGGACCGACATTACCATGAGCACTGCTTCCGCTGTTTCCGCTGCGACCGCTCCTTGGCGGACGAGCCCTTCACCAGCCAGGACGACGCGTTGCTGTGCAATGACTGCTACTGTAATGAGTTCTCCTCCAAGTGTGTGGCCTGCGACAAGACCGTCATGCCAG GCACTCGGAAGCTGGAGTACGGTGGCTCTACGTGGCACGAGGGCTGTTTCATCTGCCACAGCTGTGAGCAGCCCATCGGCTCCAAGTCCTTCATCCCTGACAAGGATGAACACTACTGCGTGGCCTGCTATGAGGATAAGTTCGCCCCGCGCTGCACGCGCTGTAAAAAG ACCCTGGCTAAAGGCGGAGTGACCTATCGGGACGAGCCGTGGCATAAGGAGTGTTTTGTGTGCACCGGCTGTAAGATGCAGCTGGCCGGTCAGCACTTCACCTCCCGAGACGACAGCCCGTTCTGCCTCAAGTGCTTTGGCAGCCTCTACGCCAAGAAGTGCGAGGCCTGCAGCAAACCCATCACAG GTTTTGGAGGAGGGAAGTACATCTCGTTTGAGGAACGCCAGTGGCACCAGCCGTGCTTCACCTGCTCCCAGTGCTCCGTCTCCCTGGTGGGCGCCGGCTTCTTCCCGGACGGTGACAGGATCCTGTGCCGCGACTGCAACAGCAGCCTATAG